A window of Flavobacterium flavigenum contains these coding sequences:
- a CDS encoding S41 family peptidase, with product MANGSKNWDKQLFTILPEVENAKTKEDFSLILENWINSLGDVKETTPIIQSKDIKYFDKNFDLSWASNSKVFSKSLSKKLKFIEVNRYQGKQYFVQYDPESDNILKFNNDVKYPDFKWTDKNLRILTLFRYWNYVQYFFPYKYQMDQKWDITLEKMIPLFMEAKNEDDFYDAMQRLTVKLNDSHVTFYRYSDQDSNKILNYFPAKCKIIDEKIVVTEILADSLAETQNIKIGTVITKVNNKTIKQIIAENRDLIAASNEAAYLNKLTESALSGYSDTVELEFLQDGKYITKTINWYDEHDSHRNEYKKGAKTKKEKFKVLENNIGYVDMGILNVKNVPDMIETLQSTKAIIFDVRNYPKNTNYTIAEYLNPKPTEFVKFIDPDLSFPGRYIWRNGVETCGRINPEHYKGKVILLINEKSISHSEYTAMCLKAAPKVTIIGSQTAGADGANARFHIMKGFQTSFTCYGVFYPNLKETQRIGIVPDIEIKQTIKGIQEGRDEIFDRALQFIETGK from the coding sequence GTGGCAAACGGAAGTAAAAACTGGGACAAACAGCTTTTTACAATTTTGCCTGAGGTAGAGAATGCAAAAACCAAAGAAGATTTTTCATTAATTCTCGAAAACTGGATAAATTCTCTTGGAGATGTAAAGGAAACCACACCAATAATTCAGTCAAAAGATATTAAGTATTTTGATAAAAACTTTGATTTGTCATGGGCTAGTAATTCTAAAGTATTTTCTAAAAGCCTTTCAAAGAAACTTAAGTTTATTGAAGTCAATAGATATCAAGGAAAACAGTATTTTGTGCAATATGACCCTGAATCTGATAACATTTTGAAATTTAACAATGACGTTAAATATCCAGATTTTAAATGGACAGATAAAAATTTACGCATTTTAACGCTTTTTAGATATTGGAATTATGTACAATACTTTTTTCCATATAAATATCAAATGGATCAAAAATGGGATATCACTTTAGAAAAAATGATTCCTCTTTTTATGGAAGCAAAAAATGAAGACGATTTTTATGACGCGATGCAACGACTAACCGTTAAACTTAATGACTCTCATGTTACGTTTTATAGATATTCAGACCAAGATTCTAATAAAATCTTAAATTATTTTCCAGCCAAATGTAAAATCATTGATGAAAAAATAGTTGTCACAGAAATTCTGGCAGATAGTCTGGCAGAAACTCAAAATATAAAAATAGGTACTGTTATTACTAAGGTAAATAACAAAACGATAAAACAAATCATTGCAGAAAATAGAGATTTAATTGCAGCATCAAATGAAGCTGCTTATCTAAACAAACTAACTGAATCCGCATTATCTGGATATTCAGATACTGTTGAGTTAGAATTTCTTCAAGACGGAAAGTATATAACAAAAACTATAAATTGGTATGATGAACATGATTCACACAGAAATGAATATAAAAAAGGTGCCAAAACTAAAAAAGAAAAATTTAAAGTTTTAGAAAATAATATAGGCTATGTTGATATGGGAATTTTAAACGTTAAAAATGTTCCTGATATGATTGAAACCTTACAATCAACCAAAGCTATTATTTTTGATGTCAGAAATTACCCTAAAAACACTAATTATACAATAGCTGAATACTTAAATCCAAAACCTACAGAATTTGTTAAATTTATTGACCCCGATTTAAGTTTTCCAGGCAGGTATATTTGGAGAAATGGCGTTGAAACGTGTGGCAGAATTAACCCTGAACATTACAAAGGGAAAGTAATTCTTTTAATAAATGAAAAATCGATTAGTCATTCTGAATATACAGCAATGTGTTTAAAAGCAGCCCCTAAAGTAACAATAATCGGTAGTCAAACTGCAGGAGCTGATGGTGCAAATGCTCGTTTTCATATTATGAAAGGTTTTCAAACATCATTTACATGTTATGGCGTTTTTTATCCAAATCTAAAAGAAACCCAACGTATTGGAATTGTTCCAGATATTGAAATTAAACAAACAATCAAAGGAATTCAAGAAGGGAGAGACGAGATTTTCGATCGTGCTTTGCAATTTATTGAGACTGGAAAGTAA
- a CDS encoding response regulator: MLEEILCIDDDPITLMLSKKVIAKAGFSDLIITAQNGEEALSYFNTLKYSKDQPVKKPQLIFLDLNMPVMGGWEFLDHFTTSDYEEFNSINVIVLSSTINPEDLAKAKKYPIIIDFLSKPITMQMLEYLKNKIEL, from the coding sequence ATGCTGGAAGAAATTTTATGTATTGATGATGACCCTATTACATTAATGCTGTCTAAAAAAGTAATTGCAAAAGCAGGTTTTTCTGATTTAATCATCACAGCTCAAAATGGCGAGGAAGCTTTATCATATTTCAATACTTTAAAATATAGTAAAGATCAGCCGGTAAAAAAGCCACAATTGATTTTTCTGGATTTGAATATGCCGGTGATGGGAGGCTGGGAGTTTTTAGATCATTTTACAACGTCTGATTATGAGGAATTTAATTCTATAAATGTTATCGTTTTATCTTCTACAATTAATCCTGAAGATTTAGCAAAAGCAAAAAAATATCCTATTATAATTGATTTTCTTTCTAAGCCGATAACGATGCAAATGCTTGAATACCTTAAAAATAAAATTGAATTATAA
- the gloA2 gene encoding SMU1112c/YaeR family gloxylase I-like metalloprotein, with translation MLTLNKVHHIAILCSDYQKSKTFYTEVLGLTIIREIYREERQSYKLDLALNGIYVVELFSFPNPPKRPSKPEAVGLRHLAFEVINLDETVALLHSKNIESEPIRIDETTEKRFTFIADPDLLPIEFYER, from the coding sequence ATGCTTACCTTAAACAAAGTTCACCACATCGCTATTTTATGCTCTGATTATCAAAAATCTAAAACCTTTTATACTGAGGTTTTGGGATTAACCATCATCCGAGAAATATACCGCGAGGAACGTCAGTCATATAAACTTGATTTAGCCCTTAACGGCATTTATGTTGTTGAGTTATTTTCATTTCCAAATCCTCCCAAAAGACCTTCAAAACCTGAAGCTGTTGGTTTGCGTCATTTGGCTTTTGAAGTGATTAATTTAGATGAAACTGTTGCTCTTTTGCATTCTAAAAACATCGAATCAGAACCTATCCGTATAGATGAAACGACAGAAAAGCGATTTACTTTTATCGCGGACCCCGATTTATTACCAATAGAATTTTATGAAAGATGA
- a CDS encoding DUF2141 domain-containing protein — MTKIITLTILFICSLMSAQNVKLTITVSGVKNNTGAVKVGLYNSDGTFLKTTYKSLASEIKNNKAVVIFDNLPAGEYAISTYHDENNNGKLDRNAMGIPSEDYAASNNAKGFMGPPSYTDAKFTVGKDSKIEITL, encoded by the coding sequence ATGACCAAAATTATTACCCTTACTATCTTGTTTATTTGCAGCTTAATGTCTGCTCAAAATGTAAAATTAACTATTACTGTTTCAGGTGTAAAAAACAATACGGGAGCTGTTAAAGTCGGATTGTATAACTCAGACGGAACATTTCTGAAAACAACTTACAAGAGCCTTGCTTCTGAAATTAAAAATAACAAAGCAGTTGTAATATTTGATAATCTTCCTGCTGGCGAATATGCGATTTCTACTTATCACGATGAAAATAATAATGGGAAACTTGACAGAAACGCAATGGGAATCCCCTCTGAAGATTACGCAGCTTCAAACAATGCAAAAGGATTCATGGGGCCACCTTCCTATACAGATGCTAAATTCACTGTTGGTAAAGACTCTAAAATTGAAATTACATTATAA
- a CDS encoding nucleoid-associated protein, giving the protein MINLFNTHIETLAIHRVGNKSRNEAIFLSEQPFNLNDEIVPLIKEYFFKPFREKEENYYQFAHEVDLDYNDMFKFATEIFANPSSVQEVSKKITKHLYEQSNHPHIKNGEVYVTYLTNLSIDNNVVDAIGIFKSELQSDFLQFEEKDSNLEMILQQGINLSKLDKGCLIFNYKKEEGYKILTVDSNRYDARYWLEHFLSVDAFEDENFITKKYLKFCQNFAKDVVLPAEDKKEEVMFMNRSVNYFAKNDQFEEQNFLNEVLDNPDLIPEFKNYKVDKGEKYSIEDVTSFPIANAAVSDARKSIKNVINLDTHIQIKMDFINPESAEKFVEKGWDEEKQMYYYLVYFNKEEKN; this is encoded by the coding sequence ATGATAAACCTTTTCAATACCCACATCGAAACCCTGGCGATACATCGCGTAGGAAATAAAAGCCGAAATGAAGCGATTTTTTTATCGGAACAGCCCTTTAATTTAAATGATGAAATTGTACCCTTGATAAAAGAGTACTTTTTTAAACCTTTTAGAGAAAAAGAAGAAAACTACTATCAGTTTGCACACGAAGTGGACCTGGACTACAACGACATGTTTAAATTTGCAACTGAAATTTTTGCAAATCCATCCAGTGTTCAGGAAGTTTCAAAAAAAATCACGAAGCATTTATACGAACAGTCCAATCATCCGCATATTAAAAACGGAGAGGTTTATGTAACCTATTTAACTAATTTAAGTATAGATAATAATGTAGTTGATGCCATCGGGATTTTCAAAAGCGAATTACAATCTGATTTTTTACAATTTGAAGAAAAAGACAGTAATCTTGAAATGATTTTACAGCAGGGAATCAACCTGAGTAAATTAGATAAAGGATGCCTTATTTTTAATTACAAAAAGGAAGAAGGTTACAAAATCTTAACTGTTGACAGCAACCGTTATGATGCACGTTACTGGCTTGAACACTTTTTATCTGTTGATGCTTTTGAAGATGAAAATTTCATTACCAAAAAATATTTAAAATTCTGCCAAAACTTTGCGAAAGATGTTGTTTTACCGGCAGAAGACAAGAAAGAAGAAGTAATGTTTATGAACCGATCTGTGAATTATTTCGCTAAAAATGATCAGTTTGAAGAACAGAATTTTCTAAATGAAGTATTAGATAACCCTGATTTAATCCCCGAATTTAAAAACTATAAAGTCGATAAAGGAGAAAAATACAGCATCGAAGATGTTACCTCATTCCCTATTGCTAACGCCGCCGTTTCTGACGCCAGAAAATCGATTAAAAACGTAATTAATCTGGATACACACATTCAGATTAAAATGGACTTTATTAATCCTGAAAGCGCAGAAAAATTTGTCGAAAAAGGCTGGGATGAAGAAAAACAAATGTATTACTACTTAGTATATTTCAATAAAGAAGAAAAAAACTAA
- a CDS encoding HPP family protein, producing MPVQKIKRGYRKTRYILYKETLVDYKEHFWSFLGSFVGIGILAYIQSMHFSGNDAVYLIGSFGASSVLVYGIIQSPFSQPRNLVGGHLISAFVGVTVHKLAPDIIWIAAPLAVSFAIILMQVTKTLHPPGGATALIAIIGSDKIKSLGYMYVVSPVLIGVLILLIVALIFNNMTANRRYPTHKKYNKLRKRLSKVIRN from the coding sequence ATGCCCGTTCAAAAAATAAAAAGAGGATATCGCAAAACACGTTACATTCTTTACAAAGAAACTCTAGTTGATTATAAAGAACATTTTTGGTCTTTTTTAGGATCCTTTGTTGGGATCGGAATCCTGGCTTATATTCAATCGATGCATTTTTCAGGAAATGATGCGGTATATTTAATTGGTTCTTTTGGAGCTTCTAGCGTACTTGTCTACGGAATTATTCAGAGTCCGTTTTCTCAGCCCAGGAATTTAGTTGGAGGTCATTTAATTTCGGCTTTTGTTGGTGTTACAGTACATAAATTAGCACCAGATATTATCTGGATAGCCGCTCCCCTGGCCGTTTCTTTCGCAATTATTTTAATGCAGGTCACGAAAACGCTGCATCCACCCGGAGGAGCGACTGCATTAATTGCGATCATTGGTTCGGATAAAATAAAAAGTTTGGGCTATATGTATGTAGTATCTCCTGTCCTTATTGGTGTTTTGATTTTGCTTATTGTGGCCTTGATTTTTAATAATATGACAGCCAACAGGCGTTATCCAACTCATAAAAAATACAACAAACTTAGAAAGAGACTTTCAAAAGTTATTAGAAACTAA
- a CDS encoding chloride channel protein — protein sequence MRYYKIYSLMNKTAQIKKNHQFIKFRKLVIVSLLIGFLSAFLGISLKRITEYYEEIFFHEVSVNPIFYIIFPVFGLSVIYFLRQYLFKKKENKGIKEVFESTGSKSKNLPSYKIPSHFINGLLTVIFGGSTGIEVSTVVATATIGSVAHEKENVFRQYKTELICAGVAAGVTALFSSPIAGILFAFEVISRKVTRAFIISNVIAVSIAFGLLTILKEGPLFAISITTWHLKAIPYFILLGILAGMNSVYLTRCVLFFKSQFGKIDTHYYKIIIGSAVLSISLFIFPQLYGEGYHAIKTSFIAPNQIMTFTLALTFIGILLLKPIVTSITLASGGDGGVFAPSLFIGAFLGLLLASVLNTFFQVHVIPVNFMIIGMAAVLSASIHAPFTAIFLVCGLTNDYTLFFPILVVCLISKYTAKMIYPYTVYSYSPGITK from the coding sequence ATGCGATACTACAAAATTTATAGTCTGATGAACAAAACGGCGCAAATCAAAAAAAATCATCAATTTATTAAGTTTCGAAAATTAGTTATTGTTTCCTTATTAATTGGCTTTCTCTCTGCTTTTCTCGGAATTTCACTTAAAAGAATTACAGAATATTACGAGGAAATCTTTTTTCACGAAGTATCGGTAAATCCCATTTTTTATATCATTTTTCCCGTTTTCGGATTATCCGTAATTTATTTCCTCAGACAATATCTTTTTAAGAAAAAAGAAAATAAAGGAATCAAAGAGGTTTTTGAAAGTACCGGTTCTAAATCTAAAAATTTACCTTCTTATAAAATCCCTTCTCACTTCATCAACGGATTGTTAACTGTTATTTTTGGAGGTTCAACCGGAATCGAAGTTTCTACAGTAGTCGCAACAGCAACCATTGGCTCTGTAGCCCACGAAAAAGAAAATGTTTTCCGTCAATACAAAACCGAATTAATTTGCGCAGGAGTTGCTGCCGGAGTTACGGCATTATTCAGCAGTCCGATTGCGGGAATTTTGTTTGCTTTTGAAGTTATTTCAAGAAAAGTGACCCGGGCATTTATCATATCAAATGTCATAGCAGTTTCTATTGCTTTTGGATTGCTTACTATCCTAAAAGAAGGACCTTTGTTTGCCATTTCAATCACAACATGGCATCTAAAAGCGATTCCGTATTTTATTCTTTTAGGAATTTTGGCCGGAATGAATTCTGTTTACCTGACCCGATGCGTTTTATTTTTTAAATCCCAATTCGGAAAAATTGATACGCATTATTACAAAATCATAATTGGCTCTGCGGTTTTAAGCATCTCACTATTTATTTTTCCGCAATTGTACGGTGAGGGATATCATGCCATTAAAACCAGTTTTATTGCTCCAAACCAAATTATGACATTTACTTTAGCCTTAACTTTTATTGGCATATTACTCCTTAAACCCATTGTAACCTCCATTACATTAGCTTCGGGAGGAGATGGAGGTGTTTTTGCACCAAGTCTTTTTATAGGGGCTTTTTTAGGATTATTACTGGCTTCGGTCTTAAATACTTTTTTTCAGGTTCATGTAATTCCGGTAAATTTTATGATTATCGGAATGGCTGCGGTATTAAGTGCCAGCATCCACGCACCTTTTACAGCTATATTTTTAGTATGCGGACTTACAAACGATTACACCTTATTTTTTCCGATTCTTGTCGTTTGCTTAATTTCGAAATACACCGCAAAAATGATTTATCCCTATACGGTATATAGTTATTCTCCAGGTATAACAAAATAA
- a CDS encoding four helix bundle protein — MKTFRDLFIWQKSMNLVTEIYQLTNSFPKEEIYGLSSQIRRSSISIPSNIAEGYGRDGKTELLRFLNISMSSLFEMQTQLEISFNLKYINEYQFSKTNGESRELERMLSAFIKKLKDRK; from the coding sequence ATGAAAACTTTTAGAGACCTTTTTATCTGGCAAAAATCTATGAATCTGGTAACAGAAATTTACCAACTAACAAATTCATTCCCAAAAGAAGAAATTTACGGATTGTCTTCGCAAATTAGAAGATCATCAATATCAATACCTAGTAATATTGCGGAAGGATACGGCAGAGATGGAAAAACTGAATTATTACGATTCCTCAATATTTCTATGTCGTCATTATTCGAAATGCAGACACAACTTGAAATTTCATTCAATTTAAAATATATAAACGAGTATCAATTCAGTAAAACAAACGGAGAAAGTAGAGAATTAGAACGAATGCTGAGCGCTTTTATAAAAAAATTAAAAGACCGCAAATAA
- a CDS encoding sugar O-acetyltransferase — MKTEKEKMISGEYYNAFDAELVKGRRRAKNLLHSLNVKEYRVTKKAKEILKELIPNTGTGFYIEPPFHCDYGYNIIAGDNVYFNVNCVVLDCATVTIGSNVFIAPNVQIYTASHPLDAELRKTLENAYPVSIGDDTWIGGNTVICPGVTIGKGCVIGAGSVVTKNIPDNSLAVGNPAKVIRKLNQESGSNI, encoded by the coding sequence ATGAAAACAGAGAAAGAAAAAATGATCAGCGGTGAATACTATAATGCTTTTGATGCTGAATTAGTAAAAGGCCGCAGGAGAGCAAAAAACCTGCTTCATAGTTTAAATGTAAAAGAGTACAGGGTTACTAAAAAAGCAAAAGAAATTTTAAAGGAATTGATTCCCAATACCGGAACCGGTTTTTACATTGAGCCCCCATTTCATTGCGATTACGGATATAATATTATTGCGGGAGACAATGTCTATTTTAATGTAAATTGTGTTGTTTTAGATTGTGCAACTGTAACTATTGGGTCAAATGTATTTATTGCACCCAATGTTCAGATTTACACTGCGTCTCACCCACTTGATGCTGAATTAAGAAAAACACTGGAAAATGCTTATCCTGTTTCTATTGGAGATGATACCTGGATTGGCGGAAACACTGTAATTTGTCCGGGTGTAACTATCGGGAAAGGTTGTGTAATAGGAGCCGGATCAGTTGTTACCAAAAACATTCCGGATAATTCACTCGCTGTTGGAAATCCCGCAAAAGTAATACGAAAATTAAATCAGGAATCTGGATCAAATATATAA
- a CDS encoding plasmid pRiA4b ORF-3 family protein has protein sequence MVYKFRVILDAEEDIFRDIAILEDDTLEDLHNAIFNAFGFDGSEVASFYTCDDTWNQEDEIPLFDTGDIPGEIRTMNDYPLSSILDKQNTKIIYVYDFISMWTFLVELAAIEDEQVGVTYPETLFSHGEMPDEATEKNFESDDMHNDIYGEFEDDLDEDDLDMFEGDDSFEDFGFEENWN, from the coding sequence ATGGTTTATAAATTTAGAGTCATTCTGGACGCCGAAGAAGATATTTTTAGAGACATTGCAATTCTTGAAGATGATACCCTTGAGGATTTACACAATGCAATTTTCAACGCTTTTGGATTTGACGGATCAGAAGTGGCTTCATTTTATACTTGTGATGACACATGGAATCAGGAAGATGAAATTCCGCTTTTTGACACAGGAGATATTCCAGGCGAAATCAGAACCATGAACGATTATCCGTTATCTAGTATTTTAGACAAACAAAATACGAAGATTATATACGTTTATGATTTCATCAGCATGTGGACTTTCTTAGTTGAACTGGCTGCTATCGAAGATGAACAAGTTGGGGTTACTTATCCTGAAACTTTATTTTCTCATGGTGAAATGCCTGATGAAGCTACAGAAAAAAACTTCGAATCTGATGATATGCACAATGATATCTACGGTGAATTTGAAGATGATTTAGATGAAGACGATCTTGATATGTTCGAAGGAGACGACAGCTTTGAGGATTTTGGTTTTGAGGAGAATTGGAATTAG
- a CDS encoding TonB-dependent receptor, with amino-acid sequence MKTKLFLTIPFLFFAAFIFAQNTISGKVLDQKGKPVAGANIYLDGTYDGATSSETGEFSFETTETGNKFLVVSFLLFETFKQEIDVANYKDQTIKLRENINALDAVVITAGTLESGEKARVSVLKPLDIVTTAGSAGNIIAALQTLPGTQSVGEDGRLFVRGGEANETQTFVDGIRVAQPYGATTNNLPTRSRFSPFLFSGIAFSTGGYSAEYGEALSSVLLLNTQDEEDHEKTDIGFMTVGLSLGNTQKWKKSSLSVNMMYVNLAPYQAVIPQNVDWNNPYQSLGGETVYRYKFTNGIFKLYASFDSEKFDLNQKNINFENPIRTDMNNNNFYLNSSYKGSIGPGWQLTSGISYGYSKNKLKYDITGIEGQENAAQLKLKLSKKISNYFRLSFGADYFITKYNEDIATATSFENGYDSNIFASYAEGDVSFSKNLALKVGLRYSNNSLLNENNIAPRASLGYKLSKTSQFSFAYGDFTQTPVVDYIKYSKYHQFESEKASHYILNYTFSKPGQLLRTELYYKNYKNLVQYDTRDIQYNSVFSNNGSGYAKGFDLLWRDSNLYKNLEYWISYSYIDSERQYKNFPNMVTPSFVANHNLSVVTKYFITDWKSQIGFTNSFSSGRPYNDPNQTQFMNGKTKSYNSLSFNWAYLLTTQKILYFSVSNLLGTQNVFGYDYARNPDSSGVYQRQAIVPTADRFFFVGFFWTISQNKNENQLKNL; translated from the coding sequence ATGAAAACCAAATTATTTTTAACAATACCCTTTTTATTTTTTGCAGCATTTATTTTCGCTCAAAATACTATTTCAGGAAAAGTTCTTGACCAAAAAGGAAAACCGGTTGCTGGTGCCAATATTTATCTGGACGGAACATACGATGGCGCAACGAGTTCTGAAACAGGAGAATTTTCTTTTGAAACTACAGAAACCGGAAATAAATTTTTAGTGGTAAGCTTTTTACTTTTCGAAACTTTCAAACAAGAAATTGATGTTGCGAATTATAAAGATCAGACAATTAAATTAAGAGAAAATATAAATGCTTTAGATGCTGTTGTCATCACCGCCGGAACTTTAGAATCTGGAGAAAAAGCAAGAGTGTCTGTTTTAAAGCCACTGGATATTGTGACAACAGCAGGTTCTGCCGGAAATATTATAGCGGCTTTACAAACGTTGCCAGGAACACAAAGTGTGGGGGAAGACGGACGTTTGTTTGTTCGTGGAGGTGAAGCAAACGAAACGCAAACTTTTGTAGACGGAATTCGCGTAGCACAGCCATACGGTGCTACAACTAATAATTTACCAACCCGAAGCAGATTTTCTCCTTTCTTATTTAGCGGGATCGCTTTTTCTACCGGAGGTTATTCTGCTGAATATGGTGAGGCATTATCTAGTGTTTTGCTTTTAAATACGCAGGATGAAGAAGATCACGAAAAAACTGATATCGGATTTATGACGGTTGGTTTGAGTTTAGGAAACACACAAAAATGGAAAAAAAGTTCCTTAAGTGTAAATATGATGTACGTTAATTTGGCACCTTATCAGGCGGTGATCCCACAAAATGTAGATTGGAATAATCCATATCAGTCTTTAGGAGGCGAAACGGTTTACAGATATAAATTTACAAACGGAATTTTCAAACTTTACGCTTCTTTCGATTCAGAAAAATTCGATTTAAATCAGAAAAATATCAATTTTGAAAACCCGATCAGAACAGATATGAACAATAATAATTTCTATCTGAATTCATCTTACAAAGGAAGTATCGGGCCAGGATGGCAGCTGACATCAGGAATCAGTTACGGATACAGCAAAAACAAATTGAAATATGATATTACTGGTATTGAGGGTCAGGAAAATGCGGCACAGTTAAAACTAAAATTGTCAAAAAAGATTTCCAATTATTTTAGATTGTCTTTTGGTGCTGATTATTTTATTACCAAATACAACGAAGATATTGCTACTGCTACGTCTTTTGAAAACGGTTACGATTCAAATATTTTTGCATCTTATGCAGAAGGAGATGTTTCATTCTCTAAAAATTTAGCTTTGAAAGTTGGTTTAAGATATTCAAACAACAGTTTATTAAACGAAAATAATATTGCGCCAAGAGCTTCATTAGGTTATAAACTTTCGAAAACCAGTCAGTTTTCTTTTGCTTACGGAGATTTTACTCAGACTCCGGTTGTGGATTATATTAAATATTCAAAATACCATCAGTTTGAAAGCGAAAAAGCAAGTCATTATATTTTGAATTACACGTTTTCAAAACCAGGACAATTGCTTAGAACAGAGCTCTATTATAAAAATTATAAGAATTTAGTTCAGTACGATACCAGGGATATTCAGTACAATTCTGTTTTCAGTAACAACGGTTCAGGTTACGCAAAAGGTTTCGATTTGCTTTGGAGAGACAGCAATTTGTATAAAAACTTAGAATATTGGATTTCATATTCTTATATAGATTCGGAAAGACAATACAAAAACTTTCCAAATATGGTAACACCAAGTTTTGTAGCCAATCATAATTTATCAGTTGTAACGAAATATTTTATAACAGACTGGAAATCGCAAATTGGATTTACAAACAGTTTCAGTTCAGGACGCCCGTATAATGACCCAAACCAAACACAGTTTATGAATGGAAAAACAAAATCATACAACAGTTTAAGTTTTAACTGGGCGTATTTATTAACCACACAAAAAATCCTTTATTTCTCTGTTTCAAATCTTTTAGGAACACAAAACGTTTTCGGATACGATTACGCCAGAAATCCGGATTCGAGCGGCGTTTATCAAAGACAAGCTATAGTTCCAACCGCAGACAGATTCTTCTTCGTAGGTTTCTTCTGGACCATTAGCCAGAACAAAAATGAGAATCAGTTAAAGAATCTTTAA
- a CDS encoding DinB family protein, translated as MSESKRISNLYQSIYNGNPWLEVTLAHTLRDITAEQAYRKVNPNLNTIWEIVNHLIQWRRNILKRMQGEVIITPDHNYFVPVLDPSEAAWEQSLQNLAKSQEAWNTFFEDFDDADLGKIYANNNHTYYEHIHGIIQHDVYHLGQIVILKKML; from the coding sequence ATGTCAGAAAGTAAAAGAATTTCAAATCTATATCAGTCTATTTATAATGGAAATCCCTGGCTGGAAGTTACTTTAGCACATACGTTAAGAGATATTACTGCCGAACAGGCGTACAGGAAAGTAAATCCGAATCTGAATACGATTTGGGAAATTGTGAATCATCTTATACAATGGAGAAGAAACATTTTAAAACGTATGCAGGGAGAAGTAATCATCACTCCGGATCATAACTATTTTGTGCCTGTTCTGGATCCATCTGAAGCTGCCTGGGAGCAGTCACTTCAAAATCTGGCAAAATCACAAGAAGCCTGGAATACTTTCTTTGAAGATTTTGATGATGCTGATTTAGGAAAAATATATGCCAACAATAATCACACCTATTACGAACACATTCACGGAATCATTCAGCACGATGTTTATCATTTAGGGCAGATTGTTATTTTGAAGAAGATGCTTTAA